A part of Larkinella insperata genomic DNA contains:
- a CDS encoding efflux RND transporter periplasmic adaptor subunit, whose translation MIRRNLYSILALGLLLVGCQPKNTETEAVETALPVVTEPVHRLATNRDISISGNIEGSKTVRLGFMVGGKINFIAADEGQFVRKGQLLSSLDPTNYGIAKEIADVQVNQVTDEFNRLKLLRDRNSLSESDFAKVNFGLQQAKAQQKLQGKYLSDTKLYAPISGVLLKKMAEVGEITGVGTPLFVVSDINTVSVNAFIPENELHNIKLGQSASVLVSSLNETFIGKVTEVGSAADASSRAFTVKIQLKNPKQLIRPGMIAEVKLASNLKADLLALPAEAVLHDLDNQSYVFVVDSAQQKAFKRKVSVGQLINNQIEITSGLNDKELVVTGGQQKLSDGTLISLSK comes from the coding sequence ATGATACGGAGAAATTTATATTCCATACTGGCACTAGGCCTATTGTTAGTCGGTTGCCAGCCGAAAAATACAGAAACCGAAGCGGTAGAGACGGCTTTACCCGTCGTTACAGAACCCGTCCATAGGTTGGCTACCAACCGCGACATTTCGATCAGCGGAAATATTGAAGGCAGTAAAACGGTTCGGCTGGGATTCATGGTTGGGGGCAAGATCAATTTCATTGCTGCCGACGAAGGCCAGTTTGTTCGCAAAGGCCAACTGCTGTCGAGCCTCGACCCAACCAACTACGGCATCGCCAAAGAAATCGCCGACGTGCAGGTCAACCAAGTTACCGACGAGTTCAACCGGTTGAAGCTCCTGCGCGACCGGAACAGCCTCAGCGAAAGCGATTTTGCCAAGGTCAACTTTGGCTTGCAGCAGGCGAAAGCGCAGCAGAAACTACAGGGCAAATATCTGTCCGACACAAAATTATACGCGCCGATCAGTGGAGTTCTGCTGAAAAAGATGGCCGAAGTCGGCGAGATTACGGGCGTCGGCACACCGCTCTTTGTCGTTTCAGACATCAATACGGTGAGTGTCAACGCTTTTATTCCCGAAAACGAACTGCATAACATTAAACTCGGGCAATCGGCTTCGGTGCTGGTGTCGTCTTTGAATGAGACGTTTATCGGCAAAGTGACCGAAGTGGGTTCGGCGGCTGACGCCAGTTCGCGGGCCTTTACGGTCAAAATCCAGTTGAAAAATCCCAAACAACTGATCCGCCCCGGCATGATTGCCGAGGTGAAGCTGGCTTCCAACCTGAAAGCCGACCTGCTGGCCCTTCCCGCCGAAGCGGTGTTGCACGATCTGGATAACCAAAGCTACGTTTTCGTGGTCGATTCAGCTCAGCAAAAAGCGTTCAAACGCAAAGTCAGCGTTGGCCAACTCATTAACAATCAGATTGAAATTACGTCGGGATTAAACGACAAGGAACTGGTCGTCACCGGTGGCCAGCAAAAGCTCAGCGACGGCACTTTGATTTCACTCTCTAAATAA
- a CDS encoding Crp/Fnr family transcriptional regulator, translating into MELNTFLKQRVSLSPDMETVLDQAFKREQYPKHHKLLHPNNRSQKVFFIEKGLARTYYLKDEGKDVTHFFFAENAFAMPIESIFYNNSSPYGFELLEHSVIRSIAYADLEKYIEQSDALEKLMRLLLIDVLKAFSDRFYALQFQTAQERYRIMLETYPDILMRAPLGHIASYLGITQQTLSVIRAQR; encoded by the coding sequence ATGGAGCTCAACACATTTTTAAAGCAGCGGGTTTCACTTTCGCCGGACATGGAGACCGTGCTGGATCAGGCTTTCAAACGGGAACAATACCCCAAGCACCACAAACTGCTGCACCCAAATAACCGTTCTCAGAAGGTGTTTTTCATCGAAAAAGGGCTGGCCCGTACGTATTACCTGAAAGATGAGGGCAAAGACGTGACCCACTTCTTTTTCGCGGAAAACGCCTTTGCGATGCCCATTGAGAGCATCTTCTACAACAACAGCTCGCCGTACGGCTTCGAACTGCTGGAACACAGCGTCATACGATCCATTGCCTACGCCGATCTGGAAAAATACATTGAACAGTCGGACGCGCTGGAAAAGCTCATGCGCCTGCTGCTGATCGACGTGTTAAAAGCTTTTTCCGACCGGTTTTACGCGTTGCAGTTTCAAACCGCCCAGGAACGTTACCGGATCATGCTGGAAACCTACCCTGATATCCTGATGCGCGCCCCCCTTGGTCACATTGCCTCCTACCTGGGCATCACGCAGCAGACACTCAGCGTAATTCGGGCGCAGCGGTGA
- a CDS encoding TonB-dependent receptor, translated as MPAILFAQNPPVINSTVSGRVVDARTSENLIGATVTIKGTTNGAATDANGQFNLLTGQRLPFTVVVSFIGYKTQELVLNDNDIEIKLEEGANQLEDVVISSRRRQEAAQEVPIPISVVGGQRAEDAGAFNVNRLKELVPTVQLYASNARNTTLNIRGLGSTYGLTNDGVDPGVGFYVDGVYYARPAATALDFIDIERVEVLRGPQGTLFGKNTTAGAFNITTRAASFTTGANMELSYGNYGFIQAKGSLTGPLSKKLAARVSFTGTQRNGLFYNAHTQLPINDVNNIGIRGQLLYTPSDNVQITVIGDVSDQKPTGYGWPVAGVVPTKRAAYRQFNAIIADLNYKLPYTSAFERIVDLDTPSKADNQLGGVSVNADIKIGNGTLTATSAWRYWIWTPLNDRDYIGLPVFTISSGNSVHDQWSQEIRYSGKVSSKLSGVVGVFGLWQDLKSDPVQTEEAGSAQWRFAQSSTSALWKTPGLFDNFGIRTTNEIKSTSLAVFAQADWEVTDRIHILPGVRYNYDKKVVDYSRVTYGGLQTTDPALIALKNGVYTNQAFNTDYAQGNFSGQLSVQYKHSTNFNAYATYSVGYKPIGVNVGGLPTANGRVLIDLANVKPEYVDHKEFGIKTRPSGNSVLNLTLYRSDIRDYQTQVQTPEPGVNRGYLANAEKVRVQGLEVDGNVRLNNLTLNAAVAYTDGKYVRFTNAPVPLEEVGGEQAFKDVSGGRLPGISKWSGSVGSEVTTRGTFMGLKGNYFLGVDEFFRSEFSSSPSPSQYLNINGYALTNARLGFRASNGLTFFLWGRNVFNKDYYEQLLAAPGSYGQYAGIVGDPRTYGVTIRYTY; from the coding sequence ATGCCCGCAATCCTATTTGCTCAAAATCCACCCGTCATTAATTCAACCGTTTCCGGGAGAGTCGTTGACGCTCGTACGAGTGAAAACCTGATCGGCGCAACCGTTACCATCAAAGGCACTACCAACGGCGCGGCTACCGATGCGAATGGACAATTTAACCTGCTCACCGGGCAAAGGCTTCCTTTTACGGTCGTGGTATCCTTTATTGGGTATAAAACCCAGGAGCTTGTTCTGAACGATAATGACATTGAAATCAAACTCGAAGAAGGGGCTAATCAGCTGGAAGATGTTGTGATCTCTTCCCGTCGTCGGCAGGAAGCCGCCCAGGAGGTACCGATTCCCATTTCGGTGGTCGGTGGGCAGCGGGCCGAAGACGCCGGGGCTTTCAACGTAAACCGTCTCAAAGAGCTGGTGCCCACGGTTCAGTTGTACGCTTCCAATGCCCGCAACACAACGTTGAACATTCGGGGCCTGGGGTCAACCTACGGCTTAACCAACGATGGCGTAGATCCGGGAGTGGGTTTTTATGTCGACGGCGTTTATTATGCGCGTCCGGCGGCCACCGCCCTTGATTTTATTGACATCGAGCGCGTCGAGGTCCTGCGGGGACCTCAGGGAACCCTTTTCGGGAAGAACACCACGGCCGGAGCTTTCAACATTACGACGCGGGCGGCCAGCTTCACAACCGGGGCCAACATGGAATTAAGTTACGGCAACTACGGCTTTATTCAGGCGAAGGGATCGCTGACGGGACCGCTGAGTAAAAAACTGGCCGCCCGTGTTTCCTTTACGGGTACCCAGCGTAATGGCTTGTTCTACAACGCACATACCCAGTTGCCTATCAACGACGTTAACAACATCGGCATCAGAGGTCAATTGTTATACACCCCCAGCGATAACGTCCAGATCACGGTCATCGGAGATGTCTCTGACCAGAAGCCCACGGGGTACGGCTGGCCGGTAGCGGGCGTGGTTCCGACAAAGCGAGCCGCTTACCGCCAGTTCAATGCCATCATCGCCGATTTAAATTACAAACTTCCCTACACCAGTGCATTCGAGCGAATCGTCGACCTGGATACGCCATCGAAGGCAGATAACCAGCTGGGGGGCGTTTCGGTCAACGCCGACATCAAAATCGGAAATGGAACCTTGACGGCTACTTCGGCCTGGCGTTACTGGATCTGGACTCCCTTGAACGACCGCGATTACATCGGTTTGCCCGTCTTTACCATCTCATCCGGTAATTCCGTGCACGATCAGTGGTCGCAGGAAATCCGCTACTCCGGCAAGGTTTCCTCGAAGCTGAGTGGAGTGGTTGGGGTGTTCGGTCTCTGGCAAGATCTGAAATCCGATCCGGTGCAGACGGAAGAAGCCGGTTCTGCACAATGGCGGTTTGCCCAGAGCTCGACCAGCGCGCTCTGGAAAACACCCGGGTTGTTTGACAATTTCGGTATCCGGACCACCAACGAAATCAAGAGCACCAGTCTGGCCGTGTTTGCCCAGGCGGACTGGGAGGTGACCGACCGGATTCACATCCTGCCCGGTGTGCGCTACAACTACGACAAAAAGGTGGTGGATTACAGCCGCGTAACGTATGGCGGTTTGCAAACGACGGATCCGGCCCTGATCGCCCTGAAAAACGGCGTCTATACCAACCAGGCTTTCAACACGGATTATGCGCAGGGAAATTTCTCAGGACAGCTTTCTGTGCAGTACAAACACAGCACTAACTTCAACGCCTATGCAACGTATTCCGTTGGTTACAAACCCATTGGTGTAAACGTGGGTGGCTTGCCAACGGCCAACGGACGGGTTCTGATTGACCTGGCCAACGTGAAACCTGAATACGTCGACCACAAAGAGTTCGGGATAAAAACCAGACCGTCGGGCAACTCGGTGTTGAACCTCACCCTCTATCGCTCGGATATCAGAGATTACCAGACCCAGGTACAAACGCCGGAGCCGGGGGTAAACCGGGGGTATTTGGCCAATGCCGAAAAGGTGCGGGTGCAGGGGTTAGAAGTAGACGGTAATGTCCGTCTGAATAACCTGACCCTGAATGCTGCTGTAGCCTATACCGATGGTAAATATGTGCGGTTTACCAACGCACCTGTGCCCCTGGAAGAAGTAGGAGGGGAGCAGGCTTTCAAGGATGTTTCGGGGGGACGGCTGCCCGGTATCTCCAAATGGTCGGGTTCCGTAGGTAGTGAAGTAACCACCCGGGGCACCTTCATGGGCCTGAAAGGAAATTATTTCCTGGGTGTTGATGAATTTTTCCGGTCGGAGTTCTCGTCAAGCCCGTCGCCTTCGCAGTACCTGAACATCAATGGCTATGCGCTGACCAACGCCCGGCTGGGTTTCCGGGCTTCCAACGGCCTGACTTTCTTTCTGTGGGGAAGAAATGTCTTCAACAAAGATTACTATGAGCAACTACTGGCTGCTCCCGGCAGTTACGGCCAGTACGCCGGTATCGTGGGCGACCCACGCACCTACGGCGTAACCATACGGTACACGTATTAA
- the gldD gene encoding gliding motility lipoprotein GldD, with amino-acid sequence MAKSLFIVLAVWLAACGGRNADNYVPKPKGFNRIDLPPHRYQPLTEAHPYAFEYSRQARILPDTFRGAQPHWIFINYPAFKASVQLTYHPVQNSEKRLAGMIADSYKLAAMHNEKAYAFKEEVIQLPSGLKADVLSITGEVPSQLQFFTTDTTTHFLRGALYFNTATRNDSLAPVIDYVRKDVLHLLKTLRWK; translated from the coding sequence GTGGCAAAATCACTTTTCATTGTACTGGCGGTATGGTTGGCCGCCTGTGGGGGGCGTAACGCCGACAACTATGTTCCCAAGCCCAAGGGCTTCAACCGCATCGACCTGCCTCCGCATCGTTACCAGCCGTTGACCGAAGCGCATCCGTATGCATTTGAATATTCCAGACAGGCCCGAATTTTACCGGATACCTTCCGCGGTGCGCAGCCGCACTGGATTTTTATTAATTATCCGGCCTTTAAAGCGAGCGTTCAGCTGACCTATCACCCCGTGCAAAACAGCGAAAAGCGGCTGGCAGGCATGATTGCCGATTCGTACAAACTGGCGGCCATGCACAATGAAAAAGCCTACGCTTTCAAAGAGGAAGTCATCCAGTTGCCCAGTGGTTTGAAAGCCGACGTCCTGTCGATTACCGGCGAAGTGCCCAGCCAGTTACAGTTTTTTACGACCGATACCACCACCCACTTTTTGCGCGGAGCGTTGTATTTCAATACGGCAACCCGCAACGATTCGCTGGCCCCGGTGATCGATTATGTCCGCAAAGACGTGCTGCATTTGCTTAAAACGCTGCGCTGGAAGTAA
- a CDS encoding AI-2E family transporter — protein sequence MKDQSTPINNESFAERISIFVGITILFLALVAIFIVSFEIILLIIAALLIALPLRAGAKKLHDKFGMKESISLVLVILGVLAVLTGMVWLLADRISTQIVQFQEQTPDAIESARRQLTHSSFGRQLLNSIPSTEEIRQNSSKLLSHASGLVSGTFGTLSNLYVVLFMAAFIVVNPTMYRSGIITLVPKPGRKRTGEILDNLNQILVSWLLGQLFSMFVVGVLTFIGLWILGVQLAGVLALFAGLISFIPNLGPIIALVPALLFASLDGFDQVLYVLILYLAVQTIESSVATPIVQKRMINMPPALVFGSQLVIGAFGGLLGLTLATPIMAMLMVLVKMIYVQDMLEDDSVQVQS from the coding sequence ATGAAAGACCAATCTACCCCCATAAACAACGAGAGTTTTGCAGAGCGCATTTCCATTTTTGTCGGAATTACAATCTTATTTTTAGCTCTTGTTGCCATATTCATTGTCAGCTTTGAAATCATTCTCTTGATCATTGCGGCTTTATTGATTGCCTTGCCGTTACGGGCTGGTGCGAAAAAACTGCATGACAAATTCGGCATGAAAGAAAGCATCAGTTTAGTCCTGGTGATTTTGGGGGTATTGGCCGTGCTCACGGGCATGGTCTGGCTACTGGCAGACCGAATCAGTACGCAAATTGTTCAATTTCAGGAGCAGACGCCGGATGCCATCGAAAGCGCCCGGCGGCAACTGACTCACTCCAGTTTTGGAAGACAACTGCTGAATAGCATTCCATCGACGGAGGAAATCCGGCAGAATAGCTCAAAACTATTATCGCACGCTTCCGGGCTTGTATCCGGCACCTTTGGGACACTGAGTAATCTGTACGTCGTCTTGTTCATGGCGGCTTTTATTGTGGTCAATCCAACCATGTACCGCTCGGGAATCATCACGCTCGTACCGAAGCCGGGACGGAAGCGCACCGGAGAAATACTGGATAATCTAAATCAAATTCTGGTTAGTTGGTTGCTGGGCCAGTTGTTCTCTATGTTCGTAGTGGGCGTTCTGACGTTTATCGGTCTTTGGATACTGGGCGTTCAACTGGCGGGTGTTCTGGCACTGTTTGCGGGCTTGATTTCGTTTATTCCCAACCTCGGACCGATCATCGCGCTGGTTCCCGCCCTGCTGTTTGCCTCACTCGACGGCTTCGACCAGGTACTTTACGTGCTAATTCTATATCTGGCCGTACAGACCATCGAGAGCAGTGTCGCTACCCCAATTGTGCAGAAAAGGATGATCAACATGCCGCCCGCGCTGGTTTTTGGTTCACAGTTAGTCATTGGCGCTTTTGGTGGGTTGCTGGGTTTGACGCTGGCTACGCCAATCATGGCGATGCTGATGGTGCTGGTCAAAATGATTTATGTGCAGGATATGCTCGAGGATGATTCCGTGCAAGTTCAATCCTAA
- a CDS encoding TolC family protein: MKSTNRVIKHTATALLVMVATLAQAQQPEPLSLQKAVDMALENNRSLHIKKLQVEEKRAKVREDETRKYPSVTVNSTYQYNANLGRLVIPEGSFGALPVNQTTMVPLPNEAKTFNLGEHHTFNAGATAYQPITQLGKIKTGIAIDQTDVQISEQEQAKVALQIRQGVERLYYGMLITQKQQEEATAKLELAKLKLYDVESALQSGKTIDASKAGLQASIADEEQNLLKLTIQMDDYLADLKHLTGLTADQVTLEGVDLSATPTANLEETKAIASKNNVDLKLASLGRAKSELAIKAAQQSYRPDVGLVAGYSYQVGNLLYPTHNPFAGINLKWNIQDLFANKQVLNQRHFLRQQAQENIANTQEQVNNSIEKAYRKINQATALINVAQRAVQYRTEELNVQNDRKAAGLNLPSDILVTQSQLAKAQADLLSAQLNYRLAQSELKILTGDIK; encoded by the coding sequence ATGAAATCGACTAATCGAGTAATCAAACATACTGCCACCGCCCTGCTGGTGATGGTGGCGACGCTGGCTCAGGCGCAGCAACCCGAACCGCTGAGCTTGCAGAAAGCCGTTGATATGGCTTTGGAAAACAACCGATCTCTGCACATCAAAAAATTGCAGGTAGAGGAAAAACGGGCGAAAGTTCGGGAAGATGAAACGAGAAAATACCCGTCCGTGACGGTCAATTCAACCTATCAGTATAACGCCAATCTGGGTCGGCTGGTCATTCCAGAAGGGTCTTTTGGCGCGCTGCCGGTAAACCAGACCACAATGGTGCCGCTACCAAACGAGGCAAAAACGTTTAATCTGGGCGAGCACCATACGTTCAACGCGGGCGCGACGGCCTATCAACCGATCACCCAATTGGGAAAAATAAAAACCGGTATTGCCATCGACCAGACGGACGTGCAGATTTCGGAGCAGGAACAGGCCAAGGTCGCGCTGCAAATCCGGCAGGGGGTCGAACGGTTGTATTACGGCATGCTGATTACCCAAAAGCAGCAAGAAGAAGCCACCGCTAAATTGGAACTAGCTAAACTCAAGCTCTACGATGTAGAAAGCGCCTTACAGTCCGGGAAAACCATCGACGCCAGCAAGGCGGGATTGCAGGCCAGCATCGCCGACGAAGAACAAAACCTGCTGAAACTGACCATTCAAATGGACGATTACCTGGCGGATTTGAAGCACCTGACGGGGTTAACGGCGGATCAGGTTACGCTGGAAGGCGTCGATCTGTCGGCAACGCCAACCGCCAATCTGGAAGAAACCAAGGCTATTGCCAGCAAAAACAACGTCGATTTGAAACTGGCCTCGTTAGGCCGCGCCAAATCCGAACTGGCCATCAAAGCCGCGCAGCAAAGTTACCGCCCCGATGTCGGGCTGGTGGCGGGTTACTCCTATCAGGTTGGTAATTTGCTTTATCCGACACATAACCCGTTTGCGGGCATCAACCTTAAGTGGAATATTCAGGATTTGTTTGCCAACAAGCAAGTGTTGAACCAGCGCCATTTTTTGCGGCAGCAGGCCCAGGAAAATATCGCCAACACGCAGGAGCAGGTGAACAACAGCATCGAAAAAGCGTATCGCAAGATCAATCAGGCAACGGCTTTGATCAACGTGGCGCAACGCGCGGTGCAGTATCGAACCGAAGAACTGAACGTGCAGAACGACCGCAAGGCCGCCGGGCTTAATCTTCCGTCCGACATTCTGGTCACGCAATCGCAACTGGCCAAAGCGCAGGCTGATTTGCTGTCTGCCCAGTTGAATTACCGGCTGGCGCAGTCAGAGTTGAAAATCCTGACGGGCGATATAAAGTAA
- a CDS encoding efflux RND transporter permease subunit yields the protein MNFVQASLKYKQVTLSVLLLLFAVGINSLLTMPRREDPKITVRQGLVLAFYPGANSAQVEDQVTKKLEQYLFQFEEVRKDKTYSTTQDGMVVVNVELGENVKNPDVFWSKLRHQLLVVKTLDLPQGVRGPIVNSDFGDTEALVIGIESDQASYSQLRDYTQKLEDNLRTIRAVSKIKRIGEQKEQITVSSNSEKLSQYGVNLQQVVRLLQSQNTIGATGDLKTENSRTPLYTSGYYNTEKEIVNQIVGASRSGAIVRLGDVATVRREYAEPTSKISVNGHKAMILTVQMHEGNNIVQFGQEVNRKIAEVSKRLPANVKLTTIVNQPQMVDANVSHFIGEFFLAIFSVVVVVILLLPFRIAAVAAMAIPMTVAVTFALMHAFGIELHQVSLAALIVVLGMVVDDAIVIADNYVELLDEGLDRWTAAWRSASDLVIPVLAATVTIIASFMPMVLLTGAVGEFINALPWTVAIALASSFIVAMVLTPLLCYTFIKKGLHDPSAETNREKKFSLLDRMQNGYNAALEWSVKHPVPVVSVSLITIVLAGLLYFGGVRQKFFPAAERNQFVVELWMPTGTKLEKTEKAIQKVENLVRKDQRVTSFATFVGTSAPRFYYNFSPEVPVSNYAQILINTTSEQTTEALSDELAQKVGQLIPEGMPQVKLMQQGQPLKAPVEVRIVGEDINRLKQIGQQVQEIVAKAHGSALVRNDFREDYYGISIQLKDEANRLGFTTSSIAQMVYTGFSGAPVSTLYEGTNGVDIVLRLNEQNRQTTNDLQNTYLESPVTQARVPLRQIANIQPEWQTGKIMHRNGVRTLTVQSETRHGVLAAELLKQIQPDVAKIQLPAGYRIEYGGEFANKQETFSQMITVLVISLVLIFFILLFQFRNLKEAAIVMLTIPLSLFGALFGLFITGNNFGFTAFVGLISLSGIVVRNAIILVDHTNELLRHGMDIRTAAIESGKRRLRPIFLTAMAAAIGVLPMILSGSPMWSPLASVIAVGVVWSMIMALLTVPVLYIAWIKPRDKQESPIVERQAAHHEID from the coding sequence ATGAATTTTGTTCAGGCATCTTTAAAATACAAACAGGTCACCCTGTCGGTGTTGCTGTTGCTCTTCGCGGTGGGCATCAACTCGTTACTGACCATGCCACGCCGGGAAGACCCGAAAATCACGGTTCGTCAGGGGCTGGTGCTGGCCTTTTACCCCGGCGCCAACTCGGCCCAGGTTGAAGATCAGGTAACCAAAAAGCTGGAGCAATACCTGTTTCAGTTTGAGGAAGTTCGTAAAGACAAAACTTATTCGACCACGCAGGACGGGATGGTTGTCGTGAACGTCGAACTGGGCGAAAACGTCAAAAATCCCGACGTGTTCTGGAGCAAACTGCGCCACCAGTTGCTGGTGGTCAAAACGCTGGATTTGCCGCAGGGCGTGCGCGGACCGATTGTCAATTCCGACTTTGGCGATACCGAAGCGCTGGTCATCGGGATCGAAAGCGATCAGGCCAGTTATTCCCAACTAAGAGATTACACCCAAAAACTGGAAGATAACCTGCGGACGATCAGGGCAGTATCGAAAATTAAACGCATTGGTGAGCAGAAAGAGCAGATCACCGTTTCGTCCAATTCGGAGAAATTATCGCAGTACGGTGTCAACCTGCAACAGGTGGTGAGATTGCTGCAATCGCAGAACACCATCGGTGCGACGGGCGACCTGAAAACGGAAAACAGCCGGACTCCGCTTTACACCAGCGGCTACTACAATACCGAAAAAGAAATTGTCAACCAGATCGTCGGCGCTTCCCGGTCCGGGGCAATTGTGCGACTGGGCGATGTGGCTACCGTTCGCCGGGAATATGCCGAGCCAACGAGCAAAATCAGCGTCAACGGACACAAAGCCATGATCCTGACGGTGCAAATGCACGAGGGCAACAACATTGTTCAGTTTGGTCAGGAAGTAAACCGGAAGATCGCGGAAGTATCGAAGCGGTTACCAGCCAACGTGAAACTGACCACCATTGTGAACCAGCCGCAAATGGTTGATGCCAATGTGTCGCACTTTATCGGGGAGTTTTTCCTGGCTATTTTCTCGGTTGTGGTAGTGGTCATTTTGCTGCTGCCATTCCGCATTGCCGCCGTGGCTGCGATGGCGATTCCGATGACGGTGGCCGTGACGTTTGCGCTGATGCACGCGTTTGGCATTGAGTTGCACCAGGTTTCGCTGGCCGCCCTGATCGTGGTGCTGGGCATGGTGGTGGACGATGCCATTGTGATTGCCGACAACTACGTCGAACTGCTGGACGAAGGGCTGGATCGCTGGACTGCCGCCTGGCGCAGCGCGAGCGATCTGGTCATTCCGGTGCTGGCCGCTACGGTGACGATCATTGCTTCCTTCATGCCGATGGTGCTTCTGACGGGAGCCGTTGGGGAGTTTATCAACGCCCTGCCGTGGACGGTAGCGATTGCGCTGGCTTCCTCGTTCATCGTGGCGATGGTGCTGACCCCGTTGCTGTGTTACACCTTCATCAAAAAAGGGCTACATGATCCGAGCGCCGAAACCAACCGCGAGAAGAAATTTTCGCTGCTCGACCGAATGCAGAACGGCTACAATGCCGCGCTGGAATGGTCGGTCAAACACCCGGTCCCGGTGGTGAGCGTTAGCCTGATTACCATTGTTTTGGCAGGGTTGCTTTACTTCGGTGGGGTGCGTCAGAAATTCTTCCCGGCTGCCGAGCGTAATCAGTTTGTGGTGGAACTCTGGATGCCAACGGGCACGAAACTGGAGAAAACCGAAAAAGCCATCCAGAAAGTGGAAAATCTAGTCAGAAAGGATCAGCGGGTTACGTCGTTTGCCACGTTTGTCGGCACCAGCGCACCGCGTTTTTACTACAACTTTTCGCCGGAAGTGCCCGTCAGTAATTACGCCCAGATTCTGATCAATACGACTTCGGAGCAGACCACCGAAGCCTTGTCGGATGAACTGGCGCAGAAAGTTGGTCAGTTGATTCCCGAAGGAATGCCGCAGGTAAAACTGATGCAACAGGGCCAACCCCTGAAAGCGCCGGTCGAGGTGCGGATTGTGGGCGAAGACATTAACCGCCTGAAACAGATTGGGCAGCAGGTACAGGAGATCGTAGCAAAAGCGCACGGCAGCGCCCTGGTTCGGAATGACTTCCGGGAGGATTACTACGGCATCAGCATCCAACTGAAAGACGAGGCCAACCGCCTGGGATTCACCACGTCCAGCATTGCGCAAATGGTATACACCGGCTTTAGCGGAGCACCCGTTTCAACGCTTTACGAAGGCACTAACGGCGTGGACATCGTATTGCGCCTGAACGAGCAGAACCGGCAGACCACCAACGATTTACAGAACACCTATCTCGAATCGCCGGTAACGCAGGCCCGCGTACCGCTTCGTCAGATTGCCAATATTCAACCGGAATGGCAGACGGGCAAAATCATGCACCGCAACGGTGTTCGGACGCTGACCGTCCAGAGCGAAACCCGCCACGGAGTCCTGGCCGCCGAACTATTGAAACAGATTCAACCCGACGTTGCCAAAATCCAACTCCCGGCGGGTTACCGCATCGAATACGGCGGGGAGTTTGCCAACAAGCAGGAAACCTTCAGCCAGATGATTACAGTCCTGGTCATCAGTCTGGTACTCATCTTTTTCATCCTTCTGTTCCAGTTCCGCAACCTGAAAGAAGCCGCCATTGTGATGCTCACCATCCCGCTGAGTCTATTCGGCGCCCTGTTTGGGCTGTTCATTACCGGCAACAATTTCGGGTTCACGGCTTTCGTCGGCCTGATCAGTTTGTCGGGCATTGTGGTCCGCAATGCCATCATCCTGGTCGATCATACCAATGAGTTGCTGCGGCACGGAATGGACATTCGGACGGCGGCTATTGAATCGGGTAAGCGACGCTTGCGGCCCATTTTCCTGACGGCGATGGCTGCCGCGATTGGCGTTCTACCCATGATTTTGTCCGGTTCGCCGATGTGGAGTCCGCTGGCCAGTGTGATTGCCGTCGGGGTGGTTTGGTCCATGATCATGGCGCTCCTGACCGTGCCGGTTTTATACATCGCCTGGATCAAGCCCCGTGATAAACAAGAAAGTCCAATTGTTGAGCGTCAAGCTGCACACCATGAAATCGACTAA